AATATCTCAAAAGgtcatttaattaaaaataattatacagcaaagttattaaaatttattttatatttataaaatcacTCACTTAgtgttttttctcttattaaatTACTCATCCTAATTTGTCATCAAAAAATCCACTTTATCCCCTtgacattttgagtttggaaaaCAATAAACCCTTCATTTTGAATAAGACagtaaccccccccccccccaaacctttttttgattttccattTAATGCTCGAAGCCTGTGAAGCCCCGATTAAATTCGGATCGCGCACTACAGGGCTCTCTTAATCTTAAATcaatagctaaaaataaattgaattattacatatatttttaaaatgtcaaAAACAATCCTCGGgttaattataaataatataagagATGAATATTTTAGGATTGTTAAATagaatttatttacttaattatatatacaatatacaAGTGAGGATGTTGTTGCGAaaatgttcagaagatgcatatGCGGAAATGAGGATGTTAAGATGGATGTGTAAGCATACTAGAAGCAATtagattaggaatgaggttatccGGGATAAGGTAGAAGTAGCCTTCATGATGGACAAGATGAGGAAAGAAAGACTAAGATGATTTGGCTATGTGAAGAAAAGGTGAGCAGATGCCAAgtgaggaggtgcgagaggttagATAAAGTAGGCACGAGGAGAGGTAGATGTAGGCCAAAAAGCATTGAAGAGAAGTGATCCAAGGACATGACATTGGATAGAGGTGTGTTGAAGTTGTgtattaggatagaaggttagTATGTAGTGGAGTATTCTCTTGCTTTACGAGAGTTTAGGCTTGTTGGTCTATCGTTATACTAGTCGTTATTATTGTAACTCTTGCTTTTGATATTTATCATTACATGTTTATTGTATTTTGATTACTACACtattttgttattgttcttattccTTTCGGCAAGGCCATTGCATTGCTTCTCTTATTCGTTGTAATGTTTTCTTCATTGCTTCCTTCTTCTTTATACCTGGATTTGCTGCATTTGAGCCGAGGATCTTTCGAAAATAAAATTTCTACCTCCATGACGTAGTGATAAGGCTTGCATACACTCTATCGTCCTCAAATCCCACTTAtgaatttcactgggtatgttgtatatacaatattgttgtaaacaaaaaagtaattatttttgaagACTATAAACACCTCAACAAGGTAATTATTTAATGTAAAAAGATTATATCTTAAGATATAAATGAGGTTAAGATGGTCAAAATTCTTCCTAATtgatattttcttaaataacatgtaaaagaaaaatacagtacaaataatttgagacggagaaagtatttttctttctttttgtgcTTGTATTTCGTAGTGCATGTAACTAACCAGATATTTTCTATAGTTATTGTAACTCAAAATAATTATCTGCGAAGAAAAATAATTCttagttttgatatatttattacGTATTCAGTTATTGTACAGTGTATGCGACTGATTTAATTTAGTACACTTAGGTGACTCCAACGATTCAAATTCCACATACGTGTCTTCGTTTATTTGGAAAACAAATTGATTAATCTACgctaatctttttttttaatgtatttgTCGAATAAGccattttgataattttcattAATTGGAAGAAATTAATATTGAGAAGGGTAAATCTATCAAATtgtatttcatttatattttatttaaaaaggtTTTAGAAATGGTTACAAGAAATCAAATAAGGAAGGTATTAGGGGTAATATCATAATAAACCACAAGAAAGGTTATCGCGATTGAGTAAAACCTAGATGGAGATCTATGGTAATTTTAAAGCCATTTCTGACATTAGATATTTTTTACTATTAGacttatgatatgaaaatagaataatttttttacacaaaattgaaataaagtttCCAATGCTAGTAATACTAGATAAAATAAATCAAgacaaatataaaattatataagtacttgtttggcttaacttattttaagcagcttataagctgaTATAAGTTGCTTTAGAGAAGTTAAGCgaaacaaactcaattatttttttggcttattttaagcataaaatgattttaagttggttagttaaatactcaaaaaaaactgaaaacaacttataagtcaatccaaacgggctttaaagaaaaaataaaataagaataagataAGTTACAAGATATTAGAATAGACATGCAtgttatatattaattatatataaattaattattaaatatcCTTGGTAGATATACTAGAATCTAAGAAAAGAGGGGGTGTGATGGAAAGAGAATCTTTCTATCCCCAAAGGACATGTATTTTTGAAATCTATTAATGTTTATAGCATCCATTTAAATGGCAAAGAAAAATGTTGTTATTTCTTGATTTACGCTTCTCTCTCTGCCTTGTTCTTCTCATCCACAAACTCTTCCATGACAAGCATCCCCCACCCAATTTCCTGCACATCTCTTTCACTTTCTTTCTCTGTCCTTCTTCCTGCATTTCCTCATTTCTTTTTGTGTCTTCTTCCTCTCCTATTTCTTTCACTTCCACCTATATATACACAGAGTACTAGTGTCAGAAGTGTTATGAATGTGATCCTGAAATCAATGCATAGTTGAATTTCACATCCTTTTTACACTATCATGTCATATTTAGTAGCTAACGGATAACAtatcttattttaaaatttcaaatctaaggagatttacttgtatatatcatTTAGATGACCTAATATTTGTACTATCTATGTAAACAACTTAAAACTCTAAATTTTATATCAGCAAGGctcttttcttgattttaattaaattgTTTAAGCTATATACACTTTACATTTGATCATTTTTAACATGTTGTGACATTAATATTTATCATAGAGGATTTCATGTAGGTACCTTAATTTTAAGAGATTTTATTATGTAAACTCCATATGGAATTTAACCTCATTATTATGTACATTGATTGACAAACTAGTAAGCTGCACGGTTAAATATATAAAGAGGAAATTTCAGAAATAGCGATACGTTGAACCTAATTATAAGTGGTAATTTGTCATGTATTTGTTTGCTCTGTATCAGAGCAAATAGATAAAACAGATAAAGAGTGAACAGATAAAATTGAAActctctttaattttttataactCTCACTTTATCAGATAAATACAAAGCATATGCTTGGTGTAATTTTCCTATAGATACATACAACTGATTACTCAGTAATCTGGAATAAGAAAAACCAAAGTGCAATAGCTGGAAAGGAGGAAAGGGAAAAAGAGGGTAAAGACAATATGTATTAAGGCAGTTTTGGCTTGTGGGGTTGTGCTTTGGTGTTTGAAATAACTTGTCTTGCATTAATTGTTGAGGGAGTACGTAACAATAATATGACAAAATTCATTAAGAATATTATTAGTAAAATAAATCTTAGTAAGGAAAACTTGTTAACCATTCTTAGTAAAACAAATCTAAAGAAACTATGCACAGATAAGAGAAAAGCCTAAGGTCCAACACAATTAAGTTTGTGCCCACAAAAGCAAGTGATTGACATGTGCTTTGGTGAATTATGGTGATGGAAAGGACCAATTAACTATGtagcccccctcccccccccccccccccctcaaaTCAATTACTAGGTCATAGTCAATTCAGACAATCTTGAAAATCTAGTCTTTCAAGTACTATTGTCCCTCATCCACCATGATTCTTGGGTCATACATAGGACATGGTCCAAAGTTGAGAATTATTGACATAgtgtttcctttttcttttctttttgtaatttatgtgactctttattcattttaaaacATTCCAAACTATCTTAAATAATTCTACAATGGGTTGAGATGAATAAAATAGAGAAACGTTATGACTAACGCAGACTCATATAGCCAATTCCAATTTATTTGAGACCAAATCATCGGTGTTTTAATGATTCATATAGTCTTAATAAAACTTACATCTTAACTTAAGGGGGGGAaagatttttatgaaataatgtatgcataatttCTCTTAAAAAGACTAGTAATACCATGCAAACATTTCATAAACAGAATTGGTCAGAGTTttcaatatattaattaatttcttaCCTCTTGCTCAGATTTTAATTTTGGACTAGTCACAGGAGAGTGATCTGAGGATATTTCCTTAATGGATGGAGTAGTCATAGGTGAGGAGTCAGCTGCTTCACTTAGCTTCATAGACATTTCTTCAATTGATGGAGTTAAAGCAGGACTGGGACTATTTGAACTTACATAAGCTGAAATGCTCTGTGTTCCCACATCTCTTGTAATGCTAACTTCTTTCTTCTCTAAAATTACAAAGtgtaaaaagataaaaagataTTGTTAGCAGCATAAACTATGGATATTGGTTCATAGTGTTCAACATATAACTACGTTTAACGACTTAAACTTTTAGACAAAATTATCACACATGGTATTACTAGGGGagaatcatgaaaaataataagacTAGCATGTGGGAGGGTGTATTCAAGGtataataaagtaaataaaaaagagTTAATAGTCAAAAGGCATATACATAAATGTGTTTTTTTAAATTGacctaatttcaaatttatgccCTTCAACTTTGAATGTGcataagtagacacttaaatttatataaagttgaacaagtaaACACAAGCGTCCTACATGACATACTACACGTAGAACACCACGTAAGACGCAAATTGCCACATGGGATACCACGTAGGACGCGtatgtctacttgttcaactttatagaaATTTAAGTGTCTATTTATGCACACTTCAAGTTGGAGGGCATAAATGTGAAATAGGGTTAAATTAAATagcatatttatgtataatGTCTTATCAAAACACACCTCAACTATCAGGTGTTCTTTTTTCCTACTTGAAAGATACTAATAGTTAAGGtgtgttttgataaatagttCGTAACACTAGGTAGAAAAAGTGAACACCCAATAGTTCATATagaaaaatcacaaaaatatttttgaccattaactaactttaaataaaattatatcctCTATAACTGTTTAAACTATTAGATGAGAGGTCACACATAAGGCAGAAGTGAAAACATTTCTCACCTTTGGTTGGGATTTGGATGTCAACTTCTTCATGTGTAGGAAAAGAAGGTCTTTTCACATGGTTCTTTGTTTGGAATTGTGGTGTACTCTGAATCTGAGAAGGATAAATGAGAGGTCCTGAGATGGTAATTCTGCTTGCTGGTTGTCTAAATGATCTTGTACTTAATATTTTTGCAGACAAACATTCTAAAGGAACTTCCCCTGACAATGGATTGCATATGTATTTCTCAGCTTCATTCCATTTTGAATTCAAAGCCAAACCATCTGGTGACATATATTCCCAACTGTATATTGTTTTTGCCTGTAATGCTGCacttaaaaaaaacaaatttagaaaaaaaaaacttgaaaaaattgtCATTTATCAAAATCATCTTCAAATGACTACTCACCTTTAAGGGCAGTGGTAAAAGAATATTTTGATGGATCAATTTCCTctgtagaagaaaaaaaaaacattacaaCTTAATGAGATACTTACTAGTAGCTTTTATACGCAATTCAAAATTTCGTTTGTGTTCAAAGTTACCTCTTAATGTGTAGCCAGGGGAGGAAGCAGTACTTGAAATTGTTGCATTTGATCTAAAAGATTTTGCCTCTTCTCTAAAACTTCGAATATAAGATGCAGAGTACCTTCTTGAATTGGTTTTTTCTCTGTTAAGTTTAGCCTTAAGAGCCCATTCCCTCAAGTTGAACTCTGATTCATCTTGTTTTCTTGACTGTTCCATGTAGATAATGAAGACTTTGATGGCACTTgaactttttttctttaatttgtaaCAACTATATGTAACCTATGTCATGTTTAAGAAATtggtaaatgaaaaaaaaaatcacaaagaaaatGAGCTAAAAGTGGGACACATGAATTTTTTGGTTTATTTGCAAGTAGCAAGATCAGACAGAGCTCTAATCTGATCTCCTTGCTTTTGCATAAAAAAATGCTGGGGAATTCTGATAAATAATTGTAATAGGCGTTTGCTTTATACACTGAAAGTGTAAAGCAACAGTACCCAATTTAGGACCTGAAATACTACTACTATATGTCTATAAATACGTGCAGTTACCGCATGAATAAGGGTGGGATAAATTATATTTCGTATTGAAAGTATTGAGATCGGTTGAATTTATTGACTATGCTATATCATCCCGTACTATTAGTTTTAGTGATTTAGGAATTTTCAATGTGAAAGActagaaaattttgaaagatcaaagaaacaaatttaattaaaaCACAAAAAGTGCTATCAATAACCATTTAGAAAGGTATTACCCAAttttagaaagaaagaaaaaacaagaTAGATATAAGATTTAAATTTCTAACTTCGTTTAAAGAGGTACATTCAATCATCATCGCATTAATCAAAAAAAAGTGTGGATTCACACAGCTATATTTaagtatttttataaaaatatgatacTACTATATATAATCTAGGGAAGGGGCATGGGTCACGTGAACCCATGGATACCCACCCCCTCCCCCCATATATGCCCCTAGTAGATGGTTGCAATTATTCCATCTTTAATTAGGTTCAATACcctgagaaagaaaaaaattatactgaAAACACCGCCCTCGTAAATGAATCCTCTAATAtgtgaatttaaatttaatccgTGCAAATATGGGTATTGGACCCGGGTGGGAAGGGTAAAAAAAACAAAACGTGCAGTGTCAGTCCTTATATTTTTGGtacaaataaacaaaagtaCCAGATAGCCTGGAATGTTACGTGGATTCACCAAAACAATTCATACAGGGATGTAAATTGTGATCAAAGTTAATTCTTTATTAAGGAACAAACATTTAGTTAAACGGGCCATTTATGGAATTAGACACTAAGAGCAATTTGAAGAAGTAATTACAAAGCTCTTTAagtactaattaactcctaatcgAATGTAAACTGCTTGTATTTTGAGTTACCTCGACATGATTAGAACTTTCTCTTATATATAGTTAAATCATCTTTCTTCTTGTGAGTGCTTAGAAATCAATTACTAATTATTAGTACCAACTAGTTTAGTgctttaagaagtttaagattaataataatactaatacagTAGAACTTCTTTAAATTAATACTCAATAAATTAGTACACTctttaagataata
The sequence above is a segment of the Solanum dulcamara chromosome 11, daSolDulc1.2, whole genome shotgun sequence genome. Coding sequences within it:
- the LOC129874844 gene encoding uncharacterized protein LOC129874844 — protein: MEQSRKQDESEFNLREWALKAKLNREKTNSRRYSASYIRSFREEAKSFRSNATISSTASSPGYTLREEIDPSKYSFTTALKALQAKTIYSWEYMSPDGLALNSKWNEAEKYICNPLSGEVPLECLSAKILSTRSFRQPASRITISGPLIYPSQIQSTPQFQTKNHVKRPSFPTHEEVDIQIPTKEKKEVSITRDVGTQSISAYVSSNSPSPALTPSIEEMSMKLSEAADSSPMTTPSIKEISSDHSPVTSPKLKSEQEVEVKEIGEEEDTKRNEEMQEEGQRKKVKEMCRKLGGGCLSWKSLWMRRTRQREKRKSRNNNIFLCHLNGCYKH